tagagatgcccgtatattcctatggacatctctagcatttagcgtgtactaagaacactagcgcacctttgtaaaagacctccttctATGATAAGACATAAAAGGTTCCTTCTGGGGAATGCCTCTTATGGTTCCAGCAGTGCcgtaccgagggtggggtggtgggggcggttcgccccgggtgcatgctgcaggaggggtgcagggagcagccgtgcggctgtcggctcagctggttccctgctccttctgaggGGTGTCGATGCTGCACCGTAGAGGGGGACAACGTTgcaccagggtggggggggggggggtgcagagcagcgatccaccccaggtggcagctgaccaagaaACACCACTGGGTTCCAGTGATGCATGAGTCACATTGTCTAAGGTTAGCTTTAGGTGACAGGAACCTGGCAGATTACATAAATATGGATTGTTTCTCTTTGGATACTGGGCAAGCAGAGTTTGTGGGTCCTATTTCTCTTTGCtccagttttcaaagtgaaagaatGCATGTGTGAAAGCAAACATAATCTGAAGAAGTGTATCCCTACTTTGTGTAGACTTTTTCCAGCATGCGGTGGGAAATACCTCCACCACAACCCCTTTAAATGGTGAGGAACCTGCAAACCCGTTTTGTgagaataataataaaactgtGTGGGGCAAAGTAACACTGAGAAGGGAAAGAGGCTCTGATCTTTTTAACGGccattctccttccttcctttgctcACTCTGTCTTTCCTGCTGTTCAAGTctcatgtcaggaagtattttttcacggagagggtgggtggatgcttggaatgccctcccgcgggaggtggtggagatgaaaacggtaacggaattcaaacatgcattggataaacataaaggaatcctgtgcagaagaaagggatcctcaggagcttagcctagaatgggtggcagagctggtggttgggggctagtgtgggcagacatatacagtctgtgctggggctggtggttgggaggcgggactagtgctgggcagacttatacggtctgtgccggggctggtggttgggcggcggggatagtgctgggcagacttatacggtctgtgccagagccggtggtgggtggcagggatagtgctgggcagacctatacagtctgtgccagagccggtggtgggaggcggggctggtggttgggaggcggggttagtggttgggaggcggggatagtgctgggcagacttatatggtctgtgccagagccggtggtgggaggcagggatagtgctgggcagacttatagggtctgtgccagagctggtggttgggaggcggggttgggggttgggaggcggggatagggctggccagacttatacggtctgtgccctgaagaggacagtacaaataaaaaagtagcacatatgaatttatcttcttgggcagactggatggaccgtgctggtctttttctgccgtcatctactatgttactatgttactctgattCTTTCGCAGGCTGGGGTTTCTTTTCGTTCCTCTACTCCCAGCTGTACAAACGCTACAGCTGCTGCTTCTGTTCTACATTAAAAAGGTAACGTAgcagggaatgggggggggggggggggggggggaatgatctaAAGAGCTCTGCCACATTGTGTTGAGCTTCTGttgttatttattttccattCATAGGGTTGTGAATATGGAGTGATGGACAAAGTGTTTCGGCTAAAAGTAGAAATAACAGATAAAAATACAGTGGTAACAACAAAAATAAGAAAATGCTctaaatatgttataaaatataaaatggtaAAGCaatcaatctttaaaaaaatggacTAAAAGATAGTGaatgataatttaaaaaaactggACAAATGGATTGTTAGGAAAACATCATGAAACCATAAgggaaataaatataaaaataaataatggatGTACTATAGATCTTAAACACCATTATGGGATACAAAATGTATAGATACATAATTTGGAATTGGGTATGCAACGATCAATAATGCATTGAGAAATATACAGTGGATAAactactatcctatataataattttcacctccaacgttctatgcttgggactgtggctccctggctgcaagtggtctgcgaggcagacacgcacggacgtcactgacgtcaacacagctgattccaaggcaaggggaggagtacgcgtgtttccctactcctcctactgcctcggaatcagctgtcacccccccccccgcgctatgcccccctcgaaacccaccccctaccgcgaacctgtcgatccccccccccggaacgccgaaaaccgcaccccccctcccgccgctgttgtgcactaccttcgggtgggttcctcaatcatcttctcagaaagtttaactccgtgcgtctgacgtcagacgcacgcagaggaacttccagacaagatgattgaagaacctatggGAACAGAAGAACAACACGGCGGCGGTGGTGGCAGTTTTCGctcgcacggggggggggggggaacgacaggttcacggaaggggggggtcgagggggccgtagcacggggggggggggaaattgcctgcctaaggcccgtttccttgcctacagaaacgggccttttttactagtacagtaTAGGTCATAAATACAATTAAGAAGATTCTAAATTTATTGATGCAGAATTCAGAATATGGTTTGCAATAAAAAGATACCAAATGTACAAATACATATGCGATAATCAATAATGCATTCGGACTAACAATATGTGGAAAATATGTAATAGATATGCTGTACGGTGTAAGTCATAAACACTATAAAAGGATATTATTAATGCATTTACTATCTCGCCCTTTTTCTGATATGCTAAGGGCGTAGCAGTGGTCACCCGTATTTTACCGCACTGATCACCAGCTTTCTTGATGGTTTCCTGACAATCCATTTGTCCAGTTTTATCATTCACTATCTCTTAGTCCATATTTTAAAGATTGATTGCTttaccattttattttttataacatATTTAGAGCATTTTCTTATTTTCATTGTACCACtgtattttttatgtattttgacTGTGTATTTATCTGTTATTTTTAGATTCCTAAGGCAGGCACATTTAACCGAAACACGGTGCCCTGTCAAGTCTTTACTTACTGTCAATAACGTGTATTGTTCTGTTTGGTGTTCCATGGTTTGTCTGTGAAGAGCCGTCATCCGTTTCCCGCTCGTAAGATTCTGGTGTTCTCCATTTCTGTGGACTTTGTGATGGGACAAAGTGACAGGGATGGGGCACACAGCTGCCTGGCTTACTGGAAGGGACGGGGAACATAGCCGCTTTGTTTATTGGAAGGAACGGGGCACACAGTTCCCTGGGTTACAGGCAGGGACGGGGCACACAACTCCCTGGCTTACTGGAAGGGATGGGGAATATAGCCGCTTTGTTTACTGGAAGGAATGGGGCACACAGTTCCCTGGGTTACAGGCAGGGACGGGGCTCACAGCTGCTGTGGTTTAAGGAAGCTAAAATCTTGTATGTTTCTTGCCTGCTTACAGATGAGTTTGATGAGAAACTGCCAATGTCCCAGCAAGCCTTGGCGCGCCTCTCACATGAGCACCATCTTCATCACCCTTTTGTGCTTCCCATCATTCCTCGGAGCAGCCATTTTCCTCTCTTATAGCATCTGGTCGTATGTAATGTTTCAAATTTTGTAATGGGATAGAATGGTCTCTGATAGTTGCATGCAAGCCATTCCTATGAcctttgatctctctctctctctctcctcttctcctgCAGTGTGAAACCATCAGACACCTGTGGTCCATTCCAGACTCTAGGAACTATCTCAGAGGCAGGAAGGGTTTGGATTCAAGAGCTGGAGAAATCTAACCCCAGGCTTCTCTGGTTTACCTGGATCTACCACTATGTGGTGAAGAATACTTTCTGTATCTTCCTAGCAGCAGGAGTTCTGATGTGAGTACAGGGCGCATTGCATACCTTGTTCTGAGGAGTGTGAAAGCTGTGGATATCGTAAATTGCACTGGTGGATGATATGGCTGACTGTGAGGGTATCGTGGTGCTTGCTGTTGCTGCCACTGAGGCTGCAGTGATACTGTGCATATTGCACACTGCACTGGTGGCTGATGTTGTTGTGACTGCAAGGCTAGAGGACTGGTCTTATGGCTAATGCAGTGGATTGAGAACctggctttgattcccactgtggctccttgttgTCATtggagaagtcacttaaccctccgttgcccctagTGGCATGTTAAATGTATGACCtttacccaggggtgtgctggtaaatttttaacaggctctttctccggacatagccagctctgcagttggaagggccaggggtggccgggggggggggggggggggggggggggggagcagcacttgcctctctctcctccctcccttcatgcgggaacgctaggcatacctttgctggcaaccaataaatggactgccaccactcccaacgtcttgctctgagcagcatgctgaaacttctcacacatgctggagaagtcccagcctgctgctcagagctggaacaaggagctgggagcagcagcagtctatttacttggctggcagggctcagcatccccaccagcaaagtaaaagagaattcagcagagggcccaagcccacattttgggagccagttgttaaagtagccatggagggccctactttaacaaccggctcccaaaattcttaaaaacttaacaaccggctcttgcgagcctgtgagagcctgctccagcacaccactgcctttacCTTAGCACATGTACTGCTAACTGATACAGCTGCAACTGTGAGGCTGCAGAGGCAGTTTATATGTCAGACATAATGCTGATACAGGGCCAAGTGCAAAAAATGTAATTGCTCACTGGTAGGCCCAGTTTGGTGCTGTGATTATGGGACTGCAGTGGTACTGTCTCTCTATCAAACACTGGGGTAATGGCAGATGCTGCTGTTACATCAGACATTGTGTACCGGTGGCTGACACTGTGCTCTGATTGCAGGATTGTCATCTACTTCTACATTGAGGTGGTAAATGGACAGCGGAAGATCATTGTAATGCTGAAGGAACAGATTGGAAATGTAAGCACTGGTTCCATCAAGTGCCACGTCCTGAGTTTCCATGTCACAAATTCCTAGCTAtaattttagcattaaatctttgtTGCCATGCTGCTGACCGCCTCTcggtcagtcactttagggctcacaccaagggcactcagtttatcagttacctgtcaaaggctttgctaaaatctaagtaacACTACATCTAGTGCCTtttccctcgatccaactctggtCACTCAGTAAAAGAAATTAATCGGGTTTGTCTTGTAAGACCCTGCCCTTATTAAAACCGTGATGTCTCGTGTCCTGCAATCTGTTGGGTGCCACAAACCTTtgctattctctgttttagaagcgtttccattaatttactccccacagaggtcagactaaccagcttgtagtttttcaatctcttccttctgcttttgtagagaggaaccacatccacccttctccggTCCTCCTGGACCGCTCCCAACTCTAGAGCAGCATTGAAAAGATCAGCCACTAGaacttttttaagttcttcagtaccctcggatgtatgccatccggtcccaTCGCTTTCTCCACCTTTAGTtcgctcctcacaaacacagacCTCTGAAAATTGATCGAGATCTTCCACATTTCCATTTCTATTTGTCCCCTTCTCGGCCCTTCCTCTgtcaacacagaacagaaatatttattaagcaattccaccttatctttatcagcttccagtggtgtagcaaggggggctgccgcccggggcggttcgccattgcaccccgCCCGGGTGCAGCGATGAcatcccccccgacccagtgcctaccctcctcaactccgtccaaccagctcccgcaccctacctttaaagaaatctcagaagccttggcgaggcgcagcgcctcgcgcttgcatgtaaaagaagtgtggttCGTCTCATCGGGCTTTCCCTCagtctgtctgtcccacccttgtggaaataggaagttgcgttagcggagggcgggacagagtgagggaaggcccgatgagatgatccacacttcttttacatgcaggcgcgaggcgctgcgcctcgcctcctgagatttctttaaaggtagggtgcgggagctggttggatggagctgagggtaggcactgggtctgggggtgttgatgcaccgagggggggagtgtcatcatgctgcacccgagggggggggggagctggcagggagcaccccccttgagctgacacccggggcagactgccccccccttgctacaccactgtcagcttctacatattcctccccttcacctttgagcctCACGATGCCACTCTCTCACATCCTCCTAtcgcttacatatctaaaaaaaagtgTTGTCTCCCCTCCAGTCCATTTTACCGTATTACccgttgtttttttttgcttccatTTGCATTTTagctcttagcttttccagatattgtcatctatcttcctctttctgcaatctcttgtagtgTATAAAGgcttaacctctttttccttacctctcCAGCAACTACTTTGAGAAGcaaagcagccttcttttcttgcttttatttactttcctaacaaaaaggtttgttgcccttaaaatagcgccagatgttcccatccatcTAACACCAATAAATAAACTTGTTGCATTTAAGAATGAAGGCACAGAGGCTTCCCTGACAAGTAGCTGGAGGCAACATTGGTGGGGGTTCCTGAGCTTTATCGTTTTTCTCCATCTATAACAGTGCTATGCATTTTACAAGACTTATTATCATTTGAATCCCATGTAAATACACTCACTCAAAGAGCCTTTCTCAtaggtgcataagtattgccatactgggatagaccgaaggtccatcaagcccaccatcctgtttccaacagtggccaatccagatcacaagtacctggcaagatcccaaaacactacaatacattttatgctgcttatcctagaaataagaagtgaattttccccgtccattttaatggcttatggacttttcttttaagaagctatccgaacctttttaaaaccccgctaagctaactgcttttattacgttctctggcaacaaattccagagtttaattacatgttgagtgaagaaatattttctctgatttgttttaaatttactactttgtagcttcattgcgtgccccctagtcttggTATTTTTGGGAGTGCGCTTGCAAGTACTTTGATCAAGACCATTTTTATTTGATAGTACAATCATTGATCCTAAGtacactggattactgtaacatcatcTACTTAGGATCCCCTAAACAATTATTGAAGCGGTTGCAATCCATTCAGAATACTGTGCTTCGTCTGATTTACTCTTTGAAAAAATATGATAGTGTATCTCAGTATTATATAGTCATTGGCTTCTGGTTCACGCTAGTCATGTTCAAAGTTTTCTGTCTTATGAATAAAGTGGTGCATGGGCTAGCCCCATTGTATCTCAGTTCATTGTGTTTTCTCTCCAAAATCAAGGATCACTAGATCAATTGGTTTATTTACTTTTCCTTCTTTAAGAACTATAACAAGAGCCAAGTTATTagataacctttttttttccactccAAGCCActcaccttaataaaaatattcaaatccttTCATCTACTACTTTAAATTATTTCCAGTTTTGAAAATATAGCAAAACCTACTTATTTAGGAAACTCAAATTACACTCTAATAACTGGCTTGgaatagttgttttttttttccaaactagAAGGTGGATGTATAATTCGTTTATAATTTGTATTTCCTAGAAATGGCCGGCTTCTTGTGAATTGTGTCCCATTTTGAACTGTGAAGTACTAGCAGAATACAAGCTAAATTGTTAATGTTGTTAAAAGCTGTCCTGTGCAGGTAGTGCAAGTGAGCCACACATCTGCCACCGAACTCATTCAAACGTGTGAGAGCAGTGGAAAAGGCTGTTGCAGCCATTACACTTGGGACTCAGTCACCAATCCTTGCTGAAGAGTAACTCGCTGTACAACCTCCTGAACTCACCTTTGTGCACTTTTCTTATTCTTCATGTAAACTCCATCAGCTTCTCGTTTCTAAAGAGAGTCTGGTCCAGTATGGTTACATGTTCACCATGGTTCTTCAGGAACGACACAAATCATCTATGTGCCTAGGTGGTAGGGATACAGCTGGGAGATGACTGAAGACTCCAGAGTGGAAATGAGGGAAGCCCATAGCGGGAAGGGATGGGAATGTAGGAATTATAGTGGCAAAATCAATAGACCGGGGCTACTGCTGCTTATCCTGTATCTACTGGTAACTGTGCCATAAGCTTTTCACTGATTTGCTTACATTTATCGTTTTGTTGTTTCAGGAAGGTGAAGACAAGAAGTTCCTTATCCAGAAAATTCATTTGATTtacagaaagcagaaaagagaagatAACGTGGGAGGACAATCTTGGAAGGGCCAAGTGATTGGGCCAGATACTATATCTGAGGAGAGGGAAGCCAACCCTTAGTAAGTCAGGGGAATGCATCTTGCAACTGAGCTTATTTCAAATTACCACGTACAAAATGAGTCTACATGAAAATCCTCAGAGACACAACGAGCTGcaagctccccccaccccatcctctcAACCTCTGGCTTTATGTACTGACAGCCCAAGGCCTGTACTAGGGACACTTTCTGGCCAGTCCTATGTCAGGGGGCCTGGTATCAATCCAATAATGGACCACGGCAGGGACAGAAGTTACACACCTAAGTGATGATATCCTGGGTGGGGGATGTGTCATACACTGATTTTGTTGGGGAAAGAGGACTGATAAAATGGAAAATAGCCATTTTTTAGGCTGCAGTATGACCTAATGAATGAACCTTATTATCCTTCAGGGCTTAGCCTGTACCGTGGGATCCAGCAGAATCCGAGACCTCCTTCTGCTCACTCCCAAAAATTAAGAGCTGGGGAATTTAATAAGAATCAGGCCTCATGTAAACAGCAATGTCCAGGTGGCTGGAGACTTGTTTGGTCTTGGGAGCTGTCTCTCAACTGTGGCCATAGAGTTTGGCTTCACAAAACAGTCACATCTTGTCACTGTGCTTGTGTTCTTGGAAAAGTCTTATGCTGTATCCTGCTCCATGGCCAAACCATAGCTACGACTTGCATTAGCAGGAAATGGGACAGAATCTTAAATATTACAGACACTCACAGGCTAGAAACTGTATTTTATTTCTGTGCTTGAAATACACTTTGAAGGTCTCATCCTCTGTTCTTGTATTGCTGGCACAGAAGTTACATATTTCAGGTACCCCATCTCCACTCTGTGTTATTTATCTAACATTATAAACCCGGGCACCAGCTACCAACTTCTTACTCCCATGAACTTATGCTAAGGTGGGTGTGAGAGGCAAGGCGCTTCAGTGGGAGAAGTAGGCTTTGAACCCAGATCTCCTGGTATCTGGTCCATTAATTACATCTGCTGAACATAAATACAGTGAGAAGAATGAGGTGAAAGATGTGGTTTAATGCTCTGAGAATGACCCGGCCTGTTTGTTCCATCTTTCCCTCTCGTGAATGCAGTTCAGAGGACTGGACTGTTAACCAGTTCTGTGAAATAATCTTTTTTTTGCAAATGAACAAAAGCTCagggaaacagtcacccaggcctTTCAGGGATCAGGAAAAGTTGCTTTCGAGGCCTGCTCTAAATGttctggttaaaaaaaataatgttattaTTATGTCAAGTACAACTTACATGTTAATTCATTAagcaatgctaaaatgaaaataagcaAAACCATACAGTCACAAATTGAGAGAGGAAACCAAAGAGAAACTCCATGAAGAAATGAAAATAACAAAGACTAATTAACAGAAAAGGAACAGAATGCTGCAGATAACACGTGaagacgtattttcaaagcacttagacttacaaagttacatagcagATAACACGTGaagacgtattttcaaagcacttagacttacaaagttacataataacctatggaactctgtaagtcaagtctaagtgctttgaaaatgagcccctgtaaTGACCTACCAGTCGAGGATGCCACAGAAACAACCTTACCCTCTAAAAAGAATAACAGTTGAGCCGGTTCATAGGAAATCTATCTTTTCCCTTCATAGGTAACTGCCCCAGTCTCAGGCCCCATGATTTATTGGATAATGAGGGCTTGTGCAGTAAAGACAGGGACTACAGTCCTGTTACAGCTGTGGCCCACATTCCATCCGTGCTGCGTCCTGGGCCTGCTACAGCTTCAGTTCAGGGTCTACATGTTGCAAGTCGGTCTCCGCAGGCCGTGTGCAGCCACTGCAGAACCGCAGGCAGACCTGTGCCATCTCGTGCACTTACTTCCAGCACTGTGATGGGTTGTTTAGCACAGGAAATGATGTCGTTCAGTCTGAACAAGGATTTCAACTCCAGTAAGGACATGTAGCACGGAAGATCACTGGAAatggagaaaggaacagaaaaaGCACTGTAACTACCAGTATAGCCTCGATTACTCAGTAACTCTAAGAGGTCAGGCTATCTACCCTTAACCTAGAGCCCTTTCCCCTGTTCTCAGTATAAATGTGACAGGAACTTCCTTTAAAACCAGTCATGTTTTAGAAAGAgatgggagatgggggggggacTGGGGATTCCAGTAATTTTTTGAAATCCTAGCATTCTCCTTAATTAACTAGGAGTTGAGAAAATGACCACAGTGACCGCTCTCTCTCTGGTCATACCCTTGGGTGTGTTAGACATGACATAACTAAGCCACTGACCACAGGATTACGTGAAATGTTTGGTCCTTTGCAGGTGTTACAGGTGAACATTTTGAGATAAGAAAGCAAACATTGCTGAAATGTAACTTCTGCTGCCCAGAAGAACCGGCCTGTTTGTTCTAGCGCCTTGCAAAGATCAGCTGTCCCACTCTCCATCCAGGCCTGggccctgctgcccccccccccccccccatcctgcagATGTTCATTTGCTTTCTTTAAAGGCTGGCTTGTTTTCCATATTTAGAGAGTTGTACTAGGCCCCTGTGTTTCTTCAGTGTCTGTCCTTGAAATATGAAACTGTATTATTACATACACCAGCTCCTGTGACCTTTCTGTGcaagccagttccagccccatttgctaatgtgtggttttgttttgtttttatcacaGGTGCACAGGAGATAAGTAACAATTAAATATTTATTCTGACAAACGTCTTGCTTACATTTTATTGAAGAGAATCAGGACACAAGCTGTAGCCAGAGGGTTGGCggagaggacagacaggagcTGGATGCAGGATGCAGAAACCTGGGTGGGGTTGGCAGCATCGATCACAAACTAGAGATGAAACAGCAAAagcgtttgttttatttttgtacccaAGATAACTAAAACAGTACCAAACATGAGCCTCTTATAAGCTGTCAGCACATGAAGAGATGCTATGAAATGATTTTAGAAAATAACCTTTATTTGAAAAGTCCATCCGTCAACAAAAGACCCAACAGATCAGCAGAAATGATTGAGTCTATAGGACAAGGGGCATCATGTGGTCACTTAAAATTAGGCTTGGCTGATCACGGGATAAATTAGCCCCAGTTATTCAGCGCCGAGCTGAACTTTTAGAACCCCTTTTTAAGGCCTCCTGAGCCCGTTcgatcccccccctcccagccaccccca
This is a stretch of genomic DNA from Microcaecilia unicolor chromosome 6, aMicUni1.1, whole genome shotgun sequence. It encodes these proteins:
- the ARL16 gene encoding ADP-ribosylation factor-like protein 16, with translation MMCLLLGAAGTGKTLLAKRLQKLSTSDDVGDLGDIPPTLSTVGTNLTDLVIQKRKITVRELGGCMGPIWPSYYRDCSSVMFVIDAANPTQVSASCIQLLSVLSANPLATACVLILFNKIDLPCYMSLLELKSLFRLNDIISCAKQPITVLEVSARDGTGLPAVLQWLHTACGDRLATCRP